The following coding sequences are from one Diprion similis isolate iyDipSimi1 chromosome 9, iyDipSimi1.1, whole genome shotgun sequence window:
- the LOC124410535 gene encoding calcium-transporting ATPase sarcoplasmic/endoplasmic reticulum type isoform X2 yields the protein MDDAHCKTVDEVLNYFSTDSDKGLSPDQVKRNQEKYGLNELPAEEGKSIWQLVLEQFDDLLVKILLLAAIISFVLALFEEHDDAFTAFVEPFVILLILIANAVVGVWQERNAESAIEALKEYEPEMGKVVRGDKSGVQRLRAKEIVPGDIVEVSVGDKIPADIRLTKIYSTTLRIDQSILTGESVSVIKHTDAIPDPRAVNQDKKNILFSGTNVAAGKARGVVIGTGLNTAIGKIRTEMSETEEIKTPLQQKLDEFGEQLSKVISVICVAVWAINIGHFNDPAHGGSWIKGAIYYFKIAVALAVAAIPEGLPAVITTCLALGTRRMAKKNAIVRSLPSVETLGCTSVICSDKTGTLTTNQMSVSRMFTFDKIEGNDSSFHEFEITGSTYEPIGEIFLKGQKIKGNDFETLHEIGTICIMCNDSAIDFNEFKQAFEKVGEATETALIVLAEKVNPFGVPKAGLDRRASAIVVRQDIETKWKKEFTLEFSRDRKSMSSYCVPLKPSKLGTGPKLFVKGAPEGVLDRCTHARVGTQKFPLTSTLKNRILDLTRQYGTGRDTLRCLALATADHPMKPDDMDLGDSTKFVTYEKDLTFVGVVGMLDPPRKEVFDSIVRCRAAGIRVIVITGDNKATAEAICRRIGVFGEDEDTTGKSYSGREFDDLPLSEQKAACARARLFSRVEPAHKSKIVEFLQGMNEISAMTGDGVNDAPALKKAEIGIAMGSGTAVAKSASEMVLADDNFSSIVAAVEEGRAIYNNMKQFIRYLISSNIGEVVSIFLTAALGLPEALIPVQLLWVNLVTDGLPATALGFNPPDLDIMDKPPRKADESLISGWLFFRYMAIGGYVGAATVGGAAWWFLYSPHGPQMNYYQLTHHLACIGGGDEFKGLDCKVFTDPHPMTMALSVLVTIEMLNAMNSLSENQSLISMPPWSNLWLIASMALSFTLHFVILYVDVLSSVFQVCPLTLEEWITVMKFSIPVVLLDETLKFVARKITDVGDVVVDKWA from the exons GAAAGTCCATCTGGCAACTCGTTTTGGAACAATTTGACGACCTTCTAGTTAAGATTCTTCTATTAGCCGCTATCATATCATTC gtTCTAGCTTTATTTGAAGAGCACGATGACGCGTTCACGGCATTCGTCGAGCCCTTCGTTATTCTCCTTATCCTCATCGCTAACGCCGTTGTCGGTGTTTGGCAAGAACGTAACGCCGAATCCGCTATCGAGGCGCTCAAAGAGTACGAACCTGAAATGGGAAAAGTTGTCCGAGGTGACAAATCTGGTGTACAGAGGCTCAGGGCAAAGGAAATTGTACCTGGTGATATAGTCGAGGTCTCAGTTGGTGACAAGATACCCGCTGATATTCGTCTCACTAAAATCTACTCGACTACACTCAGGATTGACCAGTCCATTCTCACCGGTGAATCCGTTTCCGTCATCAAACACACCGATGCCATCCCAGACCCACGTGCTGTCAATCAG GACAAGAAGAACATTTTGTTCTCCGGAACGAATGTAGCCGCTGGAAAAGCGCGAGGTGTTGTAATTGGAACCGGATTGAACACCGCCATTGGTAAAATCCGTACAGAAATGTCGGAAACCGAGGAAATCAAGACCCCACTTCAGCAAAAACTCGATGAATTCGGTGAACAATTGTCGAAGGTAATTTCGGTGATTTGCGTCGCTGTCTGGGCGATCAATATCGGTCACTTCAACGACCCCGCTCACGGAGGATCATGGATCAAAGGTGCGATCTACTACTTCAAAATTGCTGTCGCCCTTGCCGTCGCTGCTATTCCCGAAGGTCTGCCAGCCGTAATCACGACTTGTCTTGCCCTCGGCACTCGTCGTATGGCCAAGAAAAATGCCATCGTTAGGTCACTTCCGTCCGTCGAAACTCTCGGTTGCACCTCCGTCATCTGCTCCGATAAAACCGGTACCTTGACCACCAATCAGATGTCCGTCAGCCG catGTTCACATTCGACAAAATTGAGGGTAACGACAGCAGCTTCCACGAGTTTGAGATAACCGGATCGACGTACGAGCCGATCGGTGAGATATTCCTCAAGGGTCAGAAGATAAAGGGTAACGATTTCGAGACGCTCCACGAGATCGGAACGATATGCATAATGTGTAACGATTCGGCGATCGATTTCAACGAGTTCAAACAGGCCTTCGAGAAGGTCGGCGAGGCGACGGAAACTGCGCTTATCGTTCTTGCTGAGAAGGTTAATCCCTTCGGTGTACCGAAGGCTGGTCTGGACCGTCGTGCATCGGCGATTGTCGTCAGGCAGGACATCGAAACTAAGTGGAAGAAGGAGTTCACCCTGGAATTCTCACGCGACCGAAAATCCATGTCGTCCTACTGCGTGCCCCTGAAACCGTCTAAACTCGGCACCGGACCAAAACTCTTCGTCAAGGGAGCACCCGAGGGTGTACTCGACAGATGCACGCACGCCCGTGTCGGAACCCAGAAGTTCCCTCTGACATCGACTCTCAAAAACCGCATCCTCGACCTCACCAGGCAATACGGAACCGGACGCGACACCCTTCGTTGTCTCGCTCTAGCGACCGCCGACCACCCGATGAAACCCGACGACATGGACCTCGGCGATTCTACCAAATTCGTTACCTACGAGAAGGATCTCACATTCGTCGGTGTCGTCGGTATGCTTGACCCGCCTCGTAAGGAGGTCTTTGACTCGATTGTCAGATGCCGGGCAGCCGGTATTCGCGTCATCGTTATCACCGGCGACAACAAAGCAACAGCTGAAGCCATCTGCAGGCGCATTGGAGTTTTCGGCGAGGACGAAGACACCACTGGAAAGTCATACTCTGGTCGTGAATTCGACGATCTTCCTCTGTCCGAACAAAAGGCCGCGTGTGCCAGAGCCAGGCTTTTCTCCCGTGTCGAACCCGCGCACAAGTCTAAGATCGTTGAATTCCTTCAGGGAATGAACGAAATCTCTGCTATG ACCGGTGACGGTGTCAACGATGCTCCAGCCCTGAAGAAGGCTGAAATCGGTATTGCCATGGGATCTGGTACCGCAGTCGCTAAGTCTGCTTCTGAAATGGTATTGGCTGACGACAATTTCTCTTCTATCGTCGCCGCCGTTGAGGAGGGTCGTGCTATCTACAACAACATGAAACAGTTTATCCGTTATCTCATTTCGTCCAACATTGGTGAAGTCGTGAG TATTTTCCTCACTGCCGCCCTCGGTCTTCCGGAAGCTTTGATCCCCGTTCAGCTTCTCTGGGTCAACTTGGTAACAGACGGTCTTCCCGCTACCGCGCTTGGTTTCAATCCACCAGATCTTGACATCATGGACAAG CCCCCGCGCAAGGCTGACGAGTCTCTCATTTCCGGATGGCTGTTTTTCCGCTACATGGCTATTGGTGGATACGTCGGTGCTGCTACGGTTGGAGGTGCTGCATGGTGGTTCCTGTACAGTCCCCATGGACCTCAGATGAACTACTACCAGCTG acGCATCACTTGGCCTGCATCGGCGGTGGTGACGAGTTCAAGGGTCTTGACTGCAAAGTCTTTACCGATCCTCATCCCATGACAATGGCTCTCTCGGTTCTTGTTACCATTGAGATGTTGAACGCTATGAACAG CTTGTCCGAGAACCAATCTCTGATCTCCATGCCTCCATGGTCGAACCTCTGGCTGATCGCCTCGATGGCTCTTTCTTTCACACTCCATTTCGTCATCCTCTACGTCGACGTACTATCC TCCGTGTTCCAAGTGTGCCCCTTGACCCTGGAAGAATGGATCACCGTAATGAAGTTCTCCATTCCAGTGGTACTTCTTGATGAAACCCTGAAGTTTGTCGCCAGAAAGATCACAGATG
- the LOC124410535 gene encoding calcium-transporting ATPase sarcoplasmic/endoplasmic reticulum type isoform X3, translated as MDDAHCKTVDEVLNYFSTDSDKGLSPDQVKRNQEKYGLNELPAEEGKSIWQLVLEQFDDLLVKILLLAAIISFVLALFEEHDDAFTAFVEPFVILLILIANAVVGVWQERNAESAIEALKEYEPEMGKVVRGDKSGVQRLRAKEIVPGDIVEVSVGDKIPADIRLTKIYSTTLRIDQSILTGESVSVIKHTDAIPDPRAVNQDKKNILFSGTNVAAGKARGVVIGTGLNTAIGKIRTEMSETEEIKTPLQQKLDEFGEQLSKVISVICVAVWAINIGHFNDPAHGGSWIKGAIYYFKIAVALAVAAIPEGLPAVITTCLALGTRRMAKKNAIVRSLPSVETLGCTSVICSDKTGTLTTNQMSVSRMFTFDKIEGNDSSFHEFEITGSTYEPIGEIFLKGQKIKGNDFETLHEIGTICIMCNDSAIDFNEFKQAFEKVGEATETALIVLAEKVNPFGVPKAGLDRRASAIVVRQDIETKWKKEFTLEFSRDRKSMSSYCVPLKPSKLGTGPKLFVKGAPEGVLDRCTHARVGTQKFPLTSTLKNRILDLTRQYGTGRDTLRCLALATADHPMKPDDMDLGDSTKFVTYEKDLTFVGVVGMLDPPRKEVFDSIVRCRAAGIRVIVITGDNKATAEAICRRIGVFGEDEDTTGKSYSGREFDDLPLSEQKAACARARLFSRVEPAHKSKIVEFLQGMNEISAMTGDGVNDAPALKKAEIGIAMGSGTAVAKSASEMVLADDNFSSIVAAVEEGRAIYNNMKQFIRYLISSNIGEVVSIFLTAALGLPEALIPVQLLWVNLVTDGLPATALGFNPPDLDIMDKPPRKADESLISGWLFFRYMAIGGYVGAATVGGAAWWFLYSPHGPQMNYYQLTHHLACIGGGDEFKGLDCKVFTDPHPMTMALSVLVTIEMLNAMNSLSENQSLISMPPWSNLWLIASMALSFTLHFVILYVDVLSSVFQVCPLTLEEWITVMKFSIPVVLLDETLKFVARKITDVSPTVVVRK; from the exons GAAAGTCCATCTGGCAACTCGTTTTGGAACAATTTGACGACCTTCTAGTTAAGATTCTTCTATTAGCCGCTATCATATCATTC gtTCTAGCTTTATTTGAAGAGCACGATGACGCGTTCACGGCATTCGTCGAGCCCTTCGTTATTCTCCTTATCCTCATCGCTAACGCCGTTGTCGGTGTTTGGCAAGAACGTAACGCCGAATCCGCTATCGAGGCGCTCAAAGAGTACGAACCTGAAATGGGAAAAGTTGTCCGAGGTGACAAATCTGGTGTACAGAGGCTCAGGGCAAAGGAAATTGTACCTGGTGATATAGTCGAGGTCTCAGTTGGTGACAAGATACCCGCTGATATTCGTCTCACTAAAATCTACTCGACTACACTCAGGATTGACCAGTCCATTCTCACCGGTGAATCCGTTTCCGTCATCAAACACACCGATGCCATCCCAGACCCACGTGCTGTCAATCAG GACAAGAAGAACATTTTGTTCTCCGGAACGAATGTAGCCGCTGGAAAAGCGCGAGGTGTTGTAATTGGAACCGGATTGAACACCGCCATTGGTAAAATCCGTACAGAAATGTCGGAAACCGAGGAAATCAAGACCCCACTTCAGCAAAAACTCGATGAATTCGGTGAACAATTGTCGAAGGTAATTTCGGTGATTTGCGTCGCTGTCTGGGCGATCAATATCGGTCACTTCAACGACCCCGCTCACGGAGGATCATGGATCAAAGGTGCGATCTACTACTTCAAAATTGCTGTCGCCCTTGCCGTCGCTGCTATTCCCGAAGGTCTGCCAGCCGTAATCACGACTTGTCTTGCCCTCGGCACTCGTCGTATGGCCAAGAAAAATGCCATCGTTAGGTCACTTCCGTCCGTCGAAACTCTCGGTTGCACCTCCGTCATCTGCTCCGATAAAACCGGTACCTTGACCACCAATCAGATGTCCGTCAGCCG catGTTCACATTCGACAAAATTGAGGGTAACGACAGCAGCTTCCACGAGTTTGAGATAACCGGATCGACGTACGAGCCGATCGGTGAGATATTCCTCAAGGGTCAGAAGATAAAGGGTAACGATTTCGAGACGCTCCACGAGATCGGAACGATATGCATAATGTGTAACGATTCGGCGATCGATTTCAACGAGTTCAAACAGGCCTTCGAGAAGGTCGGCGAGGCGACGGAAACTGCGCTTATCGTTCTTGCTGAGAAGGTTAATCCCTTCGGTGTACCGAAGGCTGGTCTGGACCGTCGTGCATCGGCGATTGTCGTCAGGCAGGACATCGAAACTAAGTGGAAGAAGGAGTTCACCCTGGAATTCTCACGCGACCGAAAATCCATGTCGTCCTACTGCGTGCCCCTGAAACCGTCTAAACTCGGCACCGGACCAAAACTCTTCGTCAAGGGAGCACCCGAGGGTGTACTCGACAGATGCACGCACGCCCGTGTCGGAACCCAGAAGTTCCCTCTGACATCGACTCTCAAAAACCGCATCCTCGACCTCACCAGGCAATACGGAACCGGACGCGACACCCTTCGTTGTCTCGCTCTAGCGACCGCCGACCACCCGATGAAACCCGACGACATGGACCTCGGCGATTCTACCAAATTCGTTACCTACGAGAAGGATCTCACATTCGTCGGTGTCGTCGGTATGCTTGACCCGCCTCGTAAGGAGGTCTTTGACTCGATTGTCAGATGCCGGGCAGCCGGTATTCGCGTCATCGTTATCACCGGCGACAACAAAGCAACAGCTGAAGCCATCTGCAGGCGCATTGGAGTTTTCGGCGAGGACGAAGACACCACTGGAAAGTCATACTCTGGTCGTGAATTCGACGATCTTCCTCTGTCCGAACAAAAGGCCGCGTGTGCCAGAGCCAGGCTTTTCTCCCGTGTCGAACCCGCGCACAAGTCTAAGATCGTTGAATTCCTTCAGGGAATGAACGAAATCTCTGCTATG ACCGGTGACGGTGTCAACGATGCTCCAGCCCTGAAGAAGGCTGAAATCGGTATTGCCATGGGATCTGGTACCGCAGTCGCTAAGTCTGCTTCTGAAATGGTATTGGCTGACGACAATTTCTCTTCTATCGTCGCCGCCGTTGAGGAGGGTCGTGCTATCTACAACAACATGAAACAGTTTATCCGTTATCTCATTTCGTCCAACATTGGTGAAGTCGTGAG TATTTTCCTCACTGCCGCCCTCGGTCTTCCGGAAGCTTTGATCCCCGTTCAGCTTCTCTGGGTCAACTTGGTAACAGACGGTCTTCCCGCTACCGCGCTTGGTTTCAATCCACCAGATCTTGACATCATGGACAAG CCCCCGCGCAAGGCTGACGAGTCTCTCATTTCCGGATGGCTGTTTTTCCGCTACATGGCTATTGGTGGATACGTCGGTGCTGCTACGGTTGGAGGTGCTGCATGGTGGTTCCTGTACAGTCCCCATGGACCTCAGATGAACTACTACCAGCTG acGCATCACTTGGCCTGCATCGGCGGTGGTGACGAGTTCAAGGGTCTTGACTGCAAAGTCTTTACCGATCCTCATCCCATGACAATGGCTCTCTCGGTTCTTGTTACCATTGAGATGTTGAACGCTATGAACAG CTTGTCCGAGAACCAATCTCTGATCTCCATGCCTCCATGGTCGAACCTCTGGCTGATCGCCTCGATGGCTCTTTCTTTCACACTCCATTTCGTCATCCTCTACGTCGACGTACTATCC TCCGTGTTCCAAGTGTGCCCCTTGACCCTGGAAGAATGGATCACCGTAATGAAGTTCTCCATTCCAGTGGTACTTCTTGATGAAACCCTGAAGTTTGTCGCCAGAAAGATCACAGATG
- the LOC124410535 gene encoding calcium-transporting ATPase sarcoplasmic/endoplasmic reticulum type isoform X1 has product MDDAHCKTVDEVLNYFSTDSDKGLSPDQVKRNQEKYGLNELPAEEGKSIWQLVLEQFDDLLVKILLLAAIISFVLALFEEHDDAFTAFVEPFVILLILIANAVVGVWQERNAESAIEALKEYEPEMGKVVRGDKSGVQRLRAKEIVPGDIVEVSVGDKIPADIRLTKIYSTTLRIDQSILTGESVSVIKHTDAIPDPRAVNQDKKNILFSGTNVAAGKARGVVIGTGLNTAIGKIRTEMSETEEIKTPLQQKLDEFGEQLSKVISVICVAVWAINIGHFNDPAHGGSWIKGAIYYFKIAVALAVAAIPEGLPAVITTCLALGTRRMAKKNAIVRSLPSVETLGCTSVICSDKTGTLTTNQMSVSRMFTFDKIEGNDSSFHEFEITGSTYEPIGEIFLKGQKIKGNDFETLHEIGTICIMCNDSAIDFNEFKQAFEKVGEATETALIVLAEKVNPFGVPKAGLDRRASAIVVRQDIETKWKKEFTLEFSRDRKSMSSYCVPLKPSKLGTGPKLFVKGAPEGVLDRCTHARVGTQKFPLTSTLKNRILDLTRQYGTGRDTLRCLALATADHPMKPDDMDLGDSTKFVTYEKDLTFVGVVGMLDPPRKEVFDSIVRCRAAGIRVIVITGDNKATAEAICRRIGVFGEDEDTTGKSYSGREFDDLPLSEQKAACARARLFSRVEPAHKSKIVEFLQGMNEISAMTGDGVNDAPALKKAEIGIAMGSGTAVAKSASEMVLADDNFSSIVAAVEEGRAIYNNMKQFIRYLISSNIGEVVSIFLTAALGLPEALIPVQLLWVNLVTDGLPATALGFNPPDLDIMDKPPRKADESLISGWLFFRYMAIGGYVGAATVGGAAWWFLYSPHGPQMNYYQLTHHLACIGGGDEFKGLDCKVFTDPHPMTMALSVLVTIEMLNAMNSLSENQSLISMPPWSNLWLIASMALSFTLHFVILYVDVLSSVFQVCPLTLEEWITVMKFSIPVVLLDETLKFVARKITDGENPIYTVHWIVLMWAVFFGAILVSPI; this is encoded by the exons GAAAGTCCATCTGGCAACTCGTTTTGGAACAATTTGACGACCTTCTAGTTAAGATTCTTCTATTAGCCGCTATCATATCATTC gtTCTAGCTTTATTTGAAGAGCACGATGACGCGTTCACGGCATTCGTCGAGCCCTTCGTTATTCTCCTTATCCTCATCGCTAACGCCGTTGTCGGTGTTTGGCAAGAACGTAACGCCGAATCCGCTATCGAGGCGCTCAAAGAGTACGAACCTGAAATGGGAAAAGTTGTCCGAGGTGACAAATCTGGTGTACAGAGGCTCAGGGCAAAGGAAATTGTACCTGGTGATATAGTCGAGGTCTCAGTTGGTGACAAGATACCCGCTGATATTCGTCTCACTAAAATCTACTCGACTACACTCAGGATTGACCAGTCCATTCTCACCGGTGAATCCGTTTCCGTCATCAAACACACCGATGCCATCCCAGACCCACGTGCTGTCAATCAG GACAAGAAGAACATTTTGTTCTCCGGAACGAATGTAGCCGCTGGAAAAGCGCGAGGTGTTGTAATTGGAACCGGATTGAACACCGCCATTGGTAAAATCCGTACAGAAATGTCGGAAACCGAGGAAATCAAGACCCCACTTCAGCAAAAACTCGATGAATTCGGTGAACAATTGTCGAAGGTAATTTCGGTGATTTGCGTCGCTGTCTGGGCGATCAATATCGGTCACTTCAACGACCCCGCTCACGGAGGATCATGGATCAAAGGTGCGATCTACTACTTCAAAATTGCTGTCGCCCTTGCCGTCGCTGCTATTCCCGAAGGTCTGCCAGCCGTAATCACGACTTGTCTTGCCCTCGGCACTCGTCGTATGGCCAAGAAAAATGCCATCGTTAGGTCACTTCCGTCCGTCGAAACTCTCGGTTGCACCTCCGTCATCTGCTCCGATAAAACCGGTACCTTGACCACCAATCAGATGTCCGTCAGCCG catGTTCACATTCGACAAAATTGAGGGTAACGACAGCAGCTTCCACGAGTTTGAGATAACCGGATCGACGTACGAGCCGATCGGTGAGATATTCCTCAAGGGTCAGAAGATAAAGGGTAACGATTTCGAGACGCTCCACGAGATCGGAACGATATGCATAATGTGTAACGATTCGGCGATCGATTTCAACGAGTTCAAACAGGCCTTCGAGAAGGTCGGCGAGGCGACGGAAACTGCGCTTATCGTTCTTGCTGAGAAGGTTAATCCCTTCGGTGTACCGAAGGCTGGTCTGGACCGTCGTGCATCGGCGATTGTCGTCAGGCAGGACATCGAAACTAAGTGGAAGAAGGAGTTCACCCTGGAATTCTCACGCGACCGAAAATCCATGTCGTCCTACTGCGTGCCCCTGAAACCGTCTAAACTCGGCACCGGACCAAAACTCTTCGTCAAGGGAGCACCCGAGGGTGTACTCGACAGATGCACGCACGCCCGTGTCGGAACCCAGAAGTTCCCTCTGACATCGACTCTCAAAAACCGCATCCTCGACCTCACCAGGCAATACGGAACCGGACGCGACACCCTTCGTTGTCTCGCTCTAGCGACCGCCGACCACCCGATGAAACCCGACGACATGGACCTCGGCGATTCTACCAAATTCGTTACCTACGAGAAGGATCTCACATTCGTCGGTGTCGTCGGTATGCTTGACCCGCCTCGTAAGGAGGTCTTTGACTCGATTGTCAGATGCCGGGCAGCCGGTATTCGCGTCATCGTTATCACCGGCGACAACAAAGCAACAGCTGAAGCCATCTGCAGGCGCATTGGAGTTTTCGGCGAGGACGAAGACACCACTGGAAAGTCATACTCTGGTCGTGAATTCGACGATCTTCCTCTGTCCGAACAAAAGGCCGCGTGTGCCAGAGCCAGGCTTTTCTCCCGTGTCGAACCCGCGCACAAGTCTAAGATCGTTGAATTCCTTCAGGGAATGAACGAAATCTCTGCTATG ACCGGTGACGGTGTCAACGATGCTCCAGCCCTGAAGAAGGCTGAAATCGGTATTGCCATGGGATCTGGTACCGCAGTCGCTAAGTCTGCTTCTGAAATGGTATTGGCTGACGACAATTTCTCTTCTATCGTCGCCGCCGTTGAGGAGGGTCGTGCTATCTACAACAACATGAAACAGTTTATCCGTTATCTCATTTCGTCCAACATTGGTGAAGTCGTGAG TATTTTCCTCACTGCCGCCCTCGGTCTTCCGGAAGCTTTGATCCCCGTTCAGCTTCTCTGGGTCAACTTGGTAACAGACGGTCTTCCCGCTACCGCGCTTGGTTTCAATCCACCAGATCTTGACATCATGGACAAG CCCCCGCGCAAGGCTGACGAGTCTCTCATTTCCGGATGGCTGTTTTTCCGCTACATGGCTATTGGTGGATACGTCGGTGCTGCTACGGTTGGAGGTGCTGCATGGTGGTTCCTGTACAGTCCCCATGGACCTCAGATGAACTACTACCAGCTG acGCATCACTTGGCCTGCATCGGCGGTGGTGACGAGTTCAAGGGTCTTGACTGCAAAGTCTTTACCGATCCTCATCCCATGACAATGGCTCTCTCGGTTCTTGTTACCATTGAGATGTTGAACGCTATGAACAG CTTGTCCGAGAACCAATCTCTGATCTCCATGCCTCCATGGTCGAACCTCTGGCTGATCGCCTCGATGGCTCTTTCTTTCACACTCCATTTCGTCATCCTCTACGTCGACGTACTATCC TCCGTGTTCCAAGTGTGCCCCTTGACCCTGGAAGAATGGATCACCGTAATGAAGTTCTCCATTCCAGTGGTACTTCTTGATGAAACCCTGAAGTTTGTCGCCAGAAAGATCACAGATGGTGAGAACCCAATATACACCGTGCATTGGATTGTACTGATGTGGGCTGTGTTCTTTGGAGCGATACTAGTTTCTCCAATctag